Below is a genomic region from Candidatus Hydrothermales bacterium.
TATCCGGTTGATCCCTCAAAAGACTTTGTAAAGAGGGTTATAGGACTTGCTGGTGATACAGTTATGATAAGAGATAAAAGAGTTTATATTAACGGAAAACTGCTCATAGAAGAGTATGCGATTCATAAGGATGAGAGAATAATTAGTTCGCCTTACAATATGGAAAATAAGGCGTTTGCTGAGTATTTTCAGAAAGAATGGGAAAATAGAGCCTTTTTAAATGACATAAACATAAGAGATAACTTTGGGCCTGTTGTGGTTCCTCAAAATTCTTATTTTGTCTTAGGTGATAATAGGGACTTTTCGTCAGACTCAAGATTTTTTGGACCTGTTCCCAAAAAATTACTTAAAGGTATTCCTCTTTTGATCTATTTTTCATGGGATGGAAGTGTTCCCTTTTATAATCTTGCAAAAAGTATAAGATGGGATAGAATTTTCCAATTACCTTTCTTATGGAGAAAAAATTATGAGATGCAAGATATGTAAAGAAAAAGCCTGTATAAAAATAAGAAGACAAAACCTTTCACTATGCAAAGATCACTTTGTAGAAAGATTTGAGTCTGAAACTAAAAGAATAATAAAAAAATATAAGATGTTTACTTATGAAGATAAAATAGGCGTAGCTGTCTCAGGCGGAAAAGATTCCCTGTCACTTCTTTATGTCCTTAATAAACTTGGATACAATACTCTCGGAATTCATATAAATTTAGGTATATTTAAAGAAAATTATTCAAATAATTCAGAAGTTTATGTGAGAAATTTTATGGAGAAGTTTAATATACCTGTTTTGATCTATAATTTAAAAGAAAATCAGGAAAAGGGAATAGAGGATATTGTAAAGGAAAAGTGGAGAGATAAACCCTGTGCTGTTTGTGGAGCAGTAAAGAGATATTTGATGAATATTCTCGCTTTAAAAAATAACTGTACTGTTCTTGCAACAGGACATAATCTTGATGATGAGTCTGCAAGACTCTTTGGGAATGTAATTTACTGGCAAGAGGAACACTTAGAACATCAAGAACTAACCTTACCTGAAGAAAATGGTCTTTTAAAAAAAATTAAACCTTTTTTCCTTTTTACTGAAAAGGAGATAGCCCTTTATGCAATTTTAAATAAGATCGATTATATAAGAGATGAGTGTCCCTATTCTGTTGGCGCTAAAACCCTAAAATATAAAAGCATACTAAACTCACTCGAAAATGACTCTCCTGGCACAAAATATAGATTCCTCATCGGTTTTTATAACTTTAAAAAGAAGATAGATAAAAAAGTTTTAAAAACTTTCAAAGGTACAAATAAATGTATTCAATGTGGTATGCCTACTAAAAGAGAAGTTTGTACATTTTGCACAATTTTTGAAAAACATCCCTTCAAGATTTCTTTAAATGTCAATAAATAAAGAAAAAATTTTTGTTGTAATTCCTGCTTATAATGAGAAAGAATCGCTTTATAGAGTTATTTCTGAAACAAAAGATATTTTACCTGAATCAAAAATAGTTGTGGTAGATGACGGTTCTGATCCACCAGTTAGAATTATTAAAAATCCAAAGCTCAATTTACTTAGGCATGAATACAATATGGGATACGGGGCAAGCTTAATGAGCGGAATAGAATTTTCAATATCTAGCGGCGCTGAAATAATAATAACCATAGACGCAGATGGACAGCATTTTCCAAGAAGAATTCCAGATTTTCTTAATAAAATTGAAAAAAATGACTTTGTATCCGGCTCAAGATATCATCCTCTTTCCCTTAGACTTTCAGATTCTCCTAGCGACAGAAGAATCATAAACATGATAATTACAAAGATTTTAAATGAACTAACAGGCTTTAATTTAACAGACTCTTTTTGTGGCTTTAAATGTTATAAAAGCCATGTTTTTGAGTATTTTGCCCCAGAGGAAAAGGGTTACGGTTTTCCCCTTGAGTTTTGGTATCATGCCTATAAGTTTAAATTTAAATTCGAAGAAGTTCCATGTGAGCTTTATTATCCCCTAAGAAAAGAATTTCCAGGAGATTTAAAGGATGTAAAAAAAAGACTTAAGTATTACCTTGAAATTCTCGAAAAAAAATTTAAGGTGAAACTTGTTGAAAAAGGATTAAAGATGTTAAAAGAATATTTAAAAAGTAATTAAAATGAGTAAGGTTCTTATTGCTTTTGGAGCACATCCGGATGATGTGGAGTTATCAATTGGTGGTTTTATTGCAAAACTATCAAAGGCAGGTTATAAGGTGGTAATATGTGATTTAACAAACGGTGAACCCACTCCCTTTGGCGATCCAGAGACAAGAAAAAAAGAAGCAGAGGAGGCTGCAAAGATTTTGGGTGTAGAGCGAGTTACTCTTGATTTACCTAATAGATTCTTAATGGATAACGTTGAATCGAGAATTAAAGTGGCTGAAATAATAAGAGAATATAAACCTGAGGTTATTCTTACCCATCATGGGGATGATCAACATCCAGATCATATAGAGGCAAGAAAAATTGTTCAAGCTGCCAGGTTCTATTCAAAGTTTACAAAGGTGAATTGGAAAGGTACTCCCTTTTATCCTCCGAAACTAATTTTTTTTCATGCCTCCCACAAAAGAAAGGTATATCATCCTCATATTGTTGTCGATATAACAGATACTTTTGATATAAAAATGAAAGCAGTAGACTCCTATAAATCTCAATTTGGCTTATATGAGGAAAAAAGAAGGGAGTTTCTAAGTGTTATTGAGACTATCAATAAATTTTACGGAAGACTGATAGGGGTCCATTATGGCGAAATTCTTTTATTAGAAGAACCGTTGCCTCTTAGAAATCTCTCTGTTCTATTCGATTAAATGTTTCTCTATAAGGTTCCCGAGAAAGACAAAGAAATTGTTCTTGAACCTTCAAGAAAAGAGGATATAATTAGTTTATGCGAGGAAAATAGGAAAAAGAGAGAAAAGTTTAGAGAGTTTTTTCTACTTGAGAACGAAGATAATTTTAAGGTTGCATCAGGACATCAAACTGTTTTTTATCATCCAGGTATATGGGTTAAATCTTTGTTTTTAAGTGAACTTGTAAAATTAGGATTTAAAACAGAATTTTTTGAAAATGATATAGATGGGGTTGATAGAATCTTCTTTTATTATCCCGATGTTAATAATAAAATAAAAAGGGAATTTTTATTCTATAGTCCACAGAAAATCACTCTTGAGACTCTAAAGAGCGAAGAGATAAAGAAAAATATAAATTTAGTTTTTGAAGTGGAGAAAAAAATAAAAGCAGGGGAAGTCAGGGAAAGAGCAAAAAAATTTTTTGAAATTTTCATAAAAAATTTAGATCTGCATCCATCTTTTTCTCAGGCTTTTTCAATTTCAAGAATGGAGTATGAAGAAAGTGTTTTATATAAAACAAGTTTTTTATCTGCTTCTTTGAGCTCTGAACCTTTTTTGCATTTTTTCTCCTACTTTTTTATAAACGCTCAAAGAGTTTATGAGTGTTATAATGAAGCAATAGCCGAGTATAGAGAAAAGTTCGGAATAACTAACAAAACCGAGCCAGCCCTACCCTTGGAAAAGGATGGAGATTTGATAGAACTTCCCTTCTTTTTAAATTTAAGAGAAAGACTTAGAGTTTTTAAAAGGGGAGATAAGCTTATCTGTGAAAAGTTTGAGATTTCTCTTGGTAATCAAATAGAAGAGGTTATTCCCAAATTAAAGAACATCCCATTAAGGCCTAAAGGTTTAATTCTTTCTATGTATAACAAAATTTTTGGAGCCGATCTTTTTTACCATGGTGTATCTGGAAAGAATTACGATGAGGCTACAAACATTTTTATCAAAAAACTCTTTAAGTTAGATCCTCCTAAATCAGGAGTTATTAGTCTAACAATTTATCTTGGGGATATAAAAAAAAGAGATTTTCCGTTTTTTCTATTTGATAAGGAAGAAATTGTAAATATAATAAGTTCTACTTTGACTTTATAATCTTTACTATAACGTTTTCTGGTTCAATTTTAGTTACTTCTAGGTTTTCTGGTACTCTAACTTTAGGTGTTAAAAAAAATTCTCCCTCAGGAAAATTTAATGCATTAACTATTACGTTTATGTTACTTAGCTCTAAATTTTTTACAAAGCTTTCAGGTCCCCTTATTCTGACAAATAGTTTCTCAGGCTTAGTTATTGCCTTATAATTTTTAGGTGTTAGAACGATATAGGGTACATTAAAAAAGTCTCTTTCTTCTAATTTTTCTATTTCTATGGTAACTTTTACAGACTCAGGATATACCTTAACAACCTGTGATGGAGATATTACTTTCACCTTTTCAACAAAGCTTTTTTCTCTTTTTTCTACTGAAACAAAGTTTGTTCTTATACTATCAATTCCTAAAAGAAGTGTGAGAGGGCCGATTAATTTAACATCTCCCTCGAACTTTTTTGACTTAACAGTATAGCCAGCTCTTGGAGTGCCCTTTATTCTAACACTCACTGGCACTTTTTTTTCAACCTTTTTATCTAACTTGACACTGATAAAATTTTGTTCAAATTTAAGTTCATCTATCTTTACAAAATTGGGTACATCAAGTATAAGACTTTGTATTTCGTATGTGTTCTTACCTTTTATAGGATTTTCAAACCTAAGAAAAATTTTAGGTTTAAAAATTTTTAGTATGAGAAGGTTTCTGCCGTTTGCTTTTATTGTGGCAGTTATTTTTTTAGGAGGTGGTTCAAGGAAGGTAAGGGAGTCAGGAAGTCCAACATACTCAATATTTATATCTCTTTTCACAGTATAGTTTTTTTCTGTTACTGTAAAAAACCAAATTAAAACACCAACTGGAATAGCGATTAAGATTTCTACTATATCTCTTTTTTTCATTAATTAGAGATAATTTTCAAAATACTGAACTGTTTTCTCATCTATATCACATAGGAAAACTTCTTTAAGGCTCTTAGCTTCGTTTTCTAAAAAGTTTTTTACGGTATCTACTATAATTTTTGTGGCAACGTCCTTAGGAAAGCCAAATATTCCGGTTGAAATAGCAGGTATTGCTATGCTTTTTATTTTTAGGTCTTCACCTTTACTAAGGGAGCTTCTCACTGCACTTTTTAGTTTTTCTTCCTCATTTCCCTCTCCCCACCTCGGACCAACCGTATGTATTACATATTTTGCTTTTAGATTACCTCCAGTTGTTACAACTGCCTCTCCTACTTTACAGTAGCCTATCTTATCACTTTCCTCTTGAATTATTTTTCCCCCTTTTCTCACGATATGGGCAGCAAGACCGCCCATATGCTTTAGTCTCTCGTTAGCAGGGTTGACTAATGCCTCCACATTTAGTTCTGTTATATCCCCCTGACATATATATACCTTTTTGTCACTTATTGTCTTTTCTTTAATGTATTTAATTTCCATGCTTTAATTATATATTAGCTTTGGGTTAAAATAAAAGGATGGAAAACAGACTTTCAAAAGAAGAAAAGAAAATTCTTGATAGGATGATTAGAATCGCAAGTAAAAGAGAAGTATGTGTGAAGGTTGATGAAGAGGGGAACAGAGGAAAGATATATGTAGTGGCTAAGGATTGGCCAGGTTTGCAGGATGCCATTTCCACATCAATTCATGAAAGGGGATTTAACATACATTTTTTTATGGGATTTGTTCTTGATAATAATTTAGCAGGAATAATTGCTGAAGTCGACATAACCGATGAAAAAATTAGAGAGAAGTTTAGAAAAGAAAAGGAATTTTTAAAAAAATATTTACCCGATATTGCTAAGTTTGATCCCTGGATGAAAAGTCTTTTGGATTCAACTGCTTCAAAATTAAGGATCTTTAGAGAAGTTTTAAGGATTTTGACAAAGGAGGTAAAAAAGAAAAAGTTAATAAAAGATATAGTTCTTGAAACTGAAAAATTTTTCTCCTCAAGATCCTGGGCTTATATTGGAAATAGAAAACCAGAAGACTTAGCTCAGCAAATTTTGATGCAGATAGAATTAAGAAATTTAGTAAAAGAAAAGGGAGGAATTCATGTTCATATTAAAAACTTTAGAACCTTGTCGGAAGAATTAACAGGAATATTAGTTGCAGGTTCCTCAAGAGAGCTTTTCCTTGACCAAGTACTGGATGTTCTAAGGGATATTATTCCCGATTTTAGAAGAAAATTCGAAAAGGTTTTTACTGAGGATGGAGTTACAGTAATAAGAATTGAAATTCAAACACCGGAGGAAACGTGGTATCCTGAAGAAAAGCTTCTTATAATTGAGAACTACTTAATTGAGCACTTGAAGTTAAGAAGGAGAAAAATATTGAGTGAAAAATTAAGGGTAAGCCCAGAGATAATCGGTAGAGTAATCATTCCTTCTCTTATTCAGGAGGCAAAAAGAACAGGTATTCCTCAAATATATATTTCCCTTACTGGTGTGACGGATGAACACTTTTACTTTAAGATACTTGGTGTTATTCCAAGAAAAAGTGAAGGCTCCTATACCGATGAGATTATAAAGTCTTTAGATAAAATAAGGGGAATTAATGTGGTGTCTTCTAAGGCTCCAAGTTTTTCTCATGATTTTGAAATTTTAATAATTAATACCTGTTCTGAAAGCGCCCTTTTTGATTCTCCTGATGATGTTTACAAGATCTTAAATGATACTTTAAGGGATGTAATGGGTAACTTTAGGGATTTCGATCAAGGTTTAAGAGTATTAGAGAATTTGAAGTTTAATCAGCTTGAGGAAAAAATGGCTGGCTCCGGAATTGAATTACATCTTCTTCGCAGGCTTTTTTACTCTTTAGATGAATTCTTTAGGGTTCAAATAGATATTGAAGATTTAACTATAGGGTTTAAGATGCTCTGGGATAGCGTAATGAAGTATGCAAGTACCCATGAATTTCTTTGCGACTTTAAAAATGGTAAAAGAACAACCATAGTTACCTTTTGTGGAGATAAAGCTGAAAATCTATTTGAATCGCTTTTAGATGAGTTTAAGGGAAAGGAATTTTCTGCTCTGAGGTTTGATGATTTTGGGTTTGTTGCCTATTTAATCTTTTTGTCCTATAATCAAAAACCAATTGAAACTGAAGAAGTTAGTAGTAAATTAAAAAAAGTTTGTCATAAACTTTTTATAAAGGTTCAAATCCCATAACTTTTCTAAATAAATATGAAACTTCTTGAATATCAGGGAAGATTACTTTTTGAAAAATATAACATACCTGTTAAAAGGGGAGAAGTTGCTTACACACCTGGTGAAGCCTTTGAGATACACAAAAATTTAGGTGTAAAGGAAGTGGTAATAAAAGCTCAGGTTCCAGTAGGTGGTAGAGGAAAAGCAGGAGGTATAAAACTCTCTGATTCTCCAGAAAAAACAAGAAAACTTGCAGAGGAAATTTTATCTTTGACAATAAAGTCAATTAAAGTAAAAAAAGTTTTAGTTGCAGAATCAGTAAATATTTTAAAAGAAATGTACGTTTCCTTAACTTTAGATAGAAGATCAGGAGAGATTTTACTTATGGCAATAAAGGAAGGAGGGGTTGAAGTAGAGGAGATTGCTAAAGAAAGGCCTGAAAGTATTTATTCAGATTATATACCAATAATGAGGGGTATCTCACCCTATCAGTTAAGAAGGTTTTCTGATTTTCTTCTTCCTGAAAATAAGGAGTTAAAAAAAGAGGCTGAGAATATTTTGATGAATATGTATAAGCTTTTTAAAGAGTGTTATGCTACCTTAGTAGAGATAAATCCGTTAGGACTCGGTGATGATGGTAAGTTATGGGCTGTTGACTCAAAGATAATAATAGATGATAACGCTTTATTTAAATTACCCAGTTTTGTTCCACAGAGGGACATGGATTATGAAAATATAAAGGAGCATGAGGCAAAAGAGCATGGTCTATCTTACGTAAAGTTAGAAGGAAAAGTAGGTTGTGTAGTAAACGGGGCTGGTCTTGCAATGGCTACAATGGATACTTTGAAAAAATTTGGAGGTGAACCTGCCAACTTTCTTGATATCGGTGGATCTTCTTCACCTGAGAAGGTTAAGGCTGCGATGAGAATTCTTCTATCCGATGCTAACGTAAAGTCAGTTTTCCTCAATATTTTTGGTGGAATAACAAGGTGTGACGATGTAGCAAGAGGCCTTGTTGAAGCCTTTAGAGAGTTAGATCCGAAAGTTCCAATAGTTATAAGATTAACTGGGACTAACGAAGAAGAGGCAAGAAAAATAATTGAGAGTTCAGGGTTAAATCTTTATACGGCAAAAACAATGGATGAGGGTGCAAAATTAGCTTGTGAGATGGCAGAGAAAACATAAAAATCTATGAGAGTATGTGTTTTAGGAGCAGGCGGAATTGTAGGTAGAACTCTTTTGAAAGTTTTAGAAGAAAGAAATTTTCCCGTAGATGACATTATACTTTTTGGAACAGAAGAAAAGGAGTTAATTTTAGAGGGGAAGGTCTTTAAAATTGAAAAATTTAGGGGGAAGGTGCCAGATTGTGATATTTTCTTTTCTTGTTTAGAAGATGAAGAGGCCAAGGAAGTGGTGCCCGAGATAGTAAAAAGGGGAAAAAGGGTTATAGATAACTCATCAGCTTTTAGGCTAGAGGAGGGTGTTCCTCTTGTTGTTCCTGAGGTAAACAAAGATCATCTTAAAAAGAGTGATTTGCTTATTGCAAATCCAAATTGTTCTACAATTCAGCTTGTTCTTTCAATTTCACCCTTTCTGAGATTTGGTATTAAAAAAATATTTGTTTCAACTTACCAATCAGTTTCAGGTGCGGGAAAAAAGGGGCTTTATGCTTATCAAAAAGAAAAAAGGGGGGAGATTTTAACTAATAGTCCCTTTCCATTTAAGATATTTGAGAACCTTTTTCCCTATGTTGGCGAGATAAAAGATGGAGAGTCTAAGGAGGAGAGGAAAATTTTTTTAGAAAGTAGAAAAATTTTAAAAAATGATAATTTGGAGATTTATGCAACCTGTGTGAGGGTGCCTGTCCCTTACGTTCATTCTCAGTCTGTTTTTGTAGAGTTTGAAAAAGAGGTTAGTTTAGATGAATTAAAGGATGAGATTGAAAAAAGGAGTTATTTAGTTTATGATGAGATTCCGGTCCCTAATAGGTATATAGATAAAGATGTGGTAGGTGTTGGAAGGATAAGAGTAAGGAAAAATGTTTTGAGTTTCTTTTCCTGTATGGATAACTTAAGGAAGGGAGCTGCTACCAATGCAGTACAGATAGGTGAATTTTATGTCTGATAAAAAGTCTTTTGGAGATAAGGTTTTAGAGATCTATTTTAAGGAGATTTCAAGATATGAGATATTACCTCCTGATGAGATAGATGCGCTTGTTTTAAAGGCACAAAAGGGTGATAAGGTAGCAAAAGAAAAGGTTGTTCATTCTTTGTTGAGGATGGTTGTAAGTATTGCGATGAAATATAGGGATTATGGAGTTCCAGTTCAAGATCTTATAAACGAGGGTAATTTAGGGCTTTTAAAGGCAATTGATAAGTTTGATCCCTCTAAGGGTGTTCATTTTATAGGTTATGCTCCCTATTGGATAAAGCAGGCTATAACAAGAGCACTTGATGAGCAGTCTACTACGGTTAGGATTCCTTCTGAGCATAGAGCAGCTTTAAGGAAAATAAAGAGGGTAAAGGAAGAGCTTGGATATAGAAAGGGGGGAATAAAGGATGAAGAGATAGCGAAGATGACAGGTTTACCGCTTGAAGAGATAAAATTTGCAAAATCTATAATCTCACAGGAGTTATCTTTGGATCATCTTCCTTTAGAGGGTGAGGAAAAGTCTTCATGGGAGGAAATACTTGATCAAAAGTCTTTACCTTCTCCTGAAGTTGAGTTTGCCGAGGAAAAGAAGAAGTTAAAAATAAGGGAAATATTATCAACTTTATCTTTAAGGGAAAGGTTAATAATATATCTTTATACTGGTACTGAGTTTTCCTGTTATGAGATTTTAAAGATAGTAAAGGATTATGTAAAGATGATGGGTTATGATGT
It encodes:
- a CDS encoding TIGR00269 family protein, with translation MRCKICKEKACIKIRRQNLSLCKDHFVERFESETKRIIKKYKMFTYEDKIGVAVSGGKDSLSLLYVLNKLGYNTLGIHINLGIFKENYSNNSEVYVRNFMEKFNIPVLIYNLKENQEKGIEDIVKEKWRDKPCAVCGAVKRYLMNILALKNNCTVLATGHNLDDESARLFGNVIYWQEEHLEHQELTLPEENGLLKKIKPFFLFTEKEIALYAILNKIDYIRDECPYSVGAKTLKYKSILNSLENDSPGTKYRFLIGFYNFKKKIDKKVLKTFKGTNKCIQCGMPTKREVCTFCTIFEKHPFKISLNVNK
- the bshB1 gene encoding bacillithiol biosynthesis deacetylase BshB1, whose protein sequence is MSKVLIAFGAHPDDVELSIGGFIAKLSKAGYKVVICDLTNGEPTPFGDPETRKKEAEEAAKILGVERVTLDLPNRFLMDNVESRIKVAEIIREYKPEVILTHHGDDQHPDHIEARKIVQAARFYSKFTKVNWKGTPFYPPKLIFFHASHKRKVYHPHIVVDITDTFDIKMKAVDSYKSQFGLYEEKRREFLSVIETINKFYGRLIGVHYGEILLLEEPLPLRNLSVLFD
- the lepB gene encoding signal peptidase I, with the translated sequence MVKKGLKKHIEEWVWAFIVVFFVIRPFFLQAYRIPSGSMEDTLLPGDFLFVFKPIFGFELPYTQIKFFQFIEPNRGDIVVFRYPVDPSKDFVKRVIGLAGDTVMIRDKRVYINGKLLIEEYAIHKDERIISSPYNMENKAFAEYFQKEWENRAFLNDINIRDNFGPVVVPQNSYFVLGDNRDFSSDSRFFGPVPKKLLKGIPLLIYFSWDGSVPFYNLAKSIRWDRIFQLPFLWRKNYEMQDM
- the sucC gene encoding ADP-forming succinate--CoA ligase subunit beta, whose amino-acid sequence is MKLLEYQGRLLFEKYNIPVKRGEVAYTPGEAFEIHKNLGVKEVVIKAQVPVGGRGKAGGIKLSDSPEKTRKLAEEILSLTIKSIKVKKVLVAESVNILKEMYVSLTLDRRSGEILLMAIKEGGVEVEEIAKERPESIYSDYIPIMRGISPYQLRRFSDFLLPENKELKKEAENILMNMYKLFKECYATLVEINPLGLGDDGKLWAVDSKIIIDDNALFKLPSFVPQRDMDYENIKEHEAKEHGLSYVKLEGKVGCVVNGAGLAMATMDTLKKFGGEPANFLDIGGSSSPEKVKAAMRILLSDANVKSVFLNIFGGITRCDDVARGLVEAFRELDPKVPIVIRLTGTNEEEARKIIESSGLNLYTAKTMDEGAKLACEMAEKT
- a CDS encoding CdaR family protein; the protein is MKKRDIVEILIAIPVGVLIWFFTVTEKNYTVKRDINIEYVGLPDSLTFLEPPPKKITATIKANGRNLLILKIFKPKIFLRFENPIKGKNTYEIQSLILDVPNFVKIDELKFEQNFISVKLDKKVEKKVPVSVRIKGTPRAGYTVKSKKFEGDVKLIGPLTLLLGIDSIRTNFVSVEKREKSFVEKVKVISPSQVVKVYPESVKVTIEIEKLEERDFFNVPYIVLTPKNYKAITKPEKLFVRIRGPESFVKNLELSNINVIVNALNFPEGEFFLTPKVRVPENLEVTKIEPENVIVKIIKSK
- a CDS encoding macro domain-containing protein, with the translated sequence MEIKYIKEKTISDKKVYICQGDITELNVEALVNPANERLKHMGGLAAHIVRKGGKIIQEESDKIGYCKVGEAVVTTGGNLKAKYVIHTVGPRWGEGNEEEKLKSAVRSSLSKGEDLKIKSIAIPAISTGIFGFPKDVATKIIVDTVKNFLENEAKSLKEVFLCDIDEKTVQYFENYL
- a CDS encoding glycosyltransferase family 2 protein, with amino-acid sequence MSINKEKIFVVIPAYNEKESLYRVISETKDILPESKIVVVDDGSDPPVRIIKNPKLNLLRHEYNMGYGASLMSGIEFSISSGAEIIITIDADGQHFPRRIPDFLNKIEKNDFVSGSRYHPLSLRLSDSPSDRRIINMIITKILNELTGFNLTDSFCGFKCYKSHVFEYFAPEEKGYGFPLEFWYHAYKFKFKFEEVPCELYYPLRKEFPGDLKDVKKRLKYYLEILEKKFKVKLVEKGLKMLKEYLKSN
- a CDS encoding sigma-70 family RNA polymerase sigma factor; its protein translation is MSDKKSFGDKVLEIYFKEISRYEILPPDEIDALVLKAQKGDKVAKEKVVHSLLRMVVSIAMKYRDYGVPVQDLINEGNLGLLKAIDKFDPSKGVHFIGYAPYWIKQAITRALDEQSTTVRIPSEHRAALRKIKRVKEELGYRKGGIKDEEIAKMTGLPLEEIKFAKSIISQELSLDHLPLEGEEKSSWEEILDQKSLPSPEVEFAEEKKKLKIREILSTLSLRERLIIYLYTGTEFSCYEILKIVKDYVKMMGYDVNPKQVIVDTIHRIINESLDEKTKLGRISVKYLEILKKTNDLDLWKKLAENKNLIKSIFSSDRIDLREAVLIHRYWKYIEDEVERKKIFLKWLKEIFPNEREKRNVFLLYYALDSGFPQILEVIGDLLHISRERVRQIKERTMKELQKIFKREKIEI
- a CDS encoding aspartate-semialdehyde dehydrogenase gives rise to the protein MRVCVLGAGGIVGRTLLKVLEERNFPVDDIILFGTEEKELILEGKVFKIEKFRGKVPDCDIFFSCLEDEEAKEVVPEIVKRGKRVIDNSSAFRLEEGVPLVVPEVNKDHLKKSDLLIANPNCSTIQLVLSISPFLRFGIKKIFVSTYQSVSGAGKKGLYAYQKEKRGEILTNSPFPFKIFENLFPYVGEIKDGESKEERKIFLESRKILKNDNLEIYATCVRVPVPYVHSQSVFVEFEKEVSLDELKDEIEKRSYLVYDEIPVPNRYIDKDVVGVGRIRVRKNVLSFFSCMDNLRKGAATNAVQIGEFYV